One Gammaproteobacteria bacterium genomic region harbors:
- a CDS encoding cell division protein FtsZ (GTPase; similar structure to tubulin; forms ring-shaped polymers at the site of cell division; other proteins such as FtsA, ZipA, and ZapA, interact with and regulate FtsZ function) gives MFELLDAHNQNAVIKVIGVGGGGGNAVEHMVTADIDGVDFVCINTDAQALKNSQARTILQVGDSLTKGLGAGSNPEVGRQAALEDRDRIAEIIEGADMVFITAGMGGGTCTGGAPVIAQVA, from the coding sequence ATGTTTGAATTATTAGATGCACATAACCAAAATGCGGTAATTAAAGTCATTGGTGTTGGCGGCGGCGGCGGTAACGCGGTCGAGCATATGGTGACTGCTGATATTGATGGAGTCGATTTTGTTTGCATTAATACTGATGCACAGGCATTAAAAAATTCTCAAGCGAGAACGATTCTACAAGTGGGCGATAGCTTGACAAAAGGTTTGGGCGCAGGCTCTAACCCTGAGGTGGGTCGCCAGGCAGCGTTGGAAGATCGTGATCGTATCGCTGAAATTATCGAAGGTGCTGACATGGTATTTATCACCGCAGGTATGGGTGGTGGTACCTGTACCGGTGGTGCTCCAGTGATTGCACAGGTGGCT
- the ftsA gene encoding cell division protein FtsA has protein sequence MSKRTEKDLIVGLDIGTSKVVAIVCEINESDEMEIIGVGSHPSRGLKKGVVVNIESTVQSIQRAVEEAELMAGCQIHSVYVGIAGSHIRSLNSHGIVAIKDKEVVTGDVERVIDAARAVAVPADQKILHVLPQEYIIDNQEGIREPIGMSGVRLEAKVHLVTGAVSAAQNIIKCIRRCGLEVDEVILEQLASSYAVLTDDERELGVCLVDIGGGTTDIAVFADGAIQHTAVIPIAGDQVTNDIAIALRTPTPNAEDIKIKYACALTQLAGQDQTIEVSSVGDRPPRRLSRQTLVEVVEPRYEELLTLVQAELRRSGYEDLVAAGIVMTGGSSKMEGLIELAEEIFHMPVRLGSPQYEGGLVDVVRNPIYATGVGLLLFGSNERSEGRVDAHRGRSRALWGRVKSWFQGNY, from the coding sequence ATGTCAAAGCGAACAGAAAAAGATCTGATAGTTGGACTTGATATCGGCACCTCTAAAGTTGTCGCGATTGTCTGCGAAATCAACGAGAGCGATGAGATGGAAATTATCGGTGTTGGCTCACACCCGTCGCGCGGGCTAAAAAAAGGCGTGGTGGTTAACATCGAATCTACCGTGCAGTCAATTCAACGTGCTGTAGAAGAAGCTGAGTTGATGGCGGGCTGTCAAATACACTCTGTTTATGTAGGCATTGCAGGCAGCCATATTAGAAGTCTGAATTCACATGGCATTGTCGCCATTAAAGATAAAGAGGTGGTGACAGGTGATGTTGAGCGCGTGATTGATGCGGCGCGTGCCGTTGCAGTGCCTGCTGACCAAAAAATATTACATGTGTTGCCACAGGAATATATCATTGATAATCAAGAAGGCATTCGTGAGCCTATTGGTATGTCAGGTGTTCGTCTTGAGGCAAAGGTACACTTAGTGACGGGCGCTGTCAGCGCCGCACAAAACATCATTAAGTGTATTCGTCGTTGCGGCCTTGAGGTCGATGAAGTGATTCTTGAGCAACTAGCATCAAGCTATGCCGTACTAACAGATGATGAGCGTGAGCTGGGCGTGTGTTTGGTCGATATCGGTGGCGGCACCACTGATATCGCTGTCTTTGCCGATGGCGCCATTCAACATACAGCGGTCATTCCTATTGCTGGCGATCAAGTCACCAATGATATTGCCATTGCATTGCGTACGCCAACGCCTAATGCAGAAGACATCAAAATTAAATATGCCTGTGCGCTAACACAATTAGCAGGCCAAGACCAAACTATCGAAGTGTCTAGTGTTGGCGATAGGCCGCCGCGGCGTTTGTCGCGCCAAACGTTAGTTGAAGTAGTTGAGCCACGTTATGAAGAGTTACTTACTTTAGTGCAAGCAGAGCTTAGGCGCAGCGGCTATGAAGACCTGGTGGCTGCCGGGATTGTGATGACGGGTGGGTCATCGAAGATGGAAGGCTTGATTGAGTTGGCAGAAGAGATTTTTCATATGCCCGTGCGTCTTGGCTCGCCGCAGTATGAGGGTGGTTTGGTAGATGTCGTACGTAATCCAATTTATGCGACAGGAGTGGGTTTGCTCCTGTTTGGTAGTAACGAAAGGAGCGAGGGCAGGGTGGATGCACATAGAGGTAGGTCGCGAGCACTCTGGGGTCGAGTTAAAAGTTGGTTTCAAGGTAATTACTAG
- the murB gene encoding UDP-N-acetylmuramate dehydrogenase yields MMAILDHVPLRGQLRLDEPMQGHTSWRVGGTADRFYQPADIDDLANFLRQTEPSEPLYWIGLGSNLLVRDGGLHGTAIALFGVLDKMQLLANDVVAVEAGVSCAKLARFCVKHGLIGAEFFAGIPGTVGGALAMNAGAYGGETWPKVVSVETIDRYGQRHHRTPADFEIDYRSVVSAREEWFVAAQFAFAAGDSKVSSQKIKQLLRQRADSQPLSQPSCGSVFRNPVNDHAARLIEVSGLKGHRIGGASVSEQHANFIVNDGSACAADIEKLIVDVAGKVFSDHGIRLQPEVRIVGEKGGEHGG; encoded by the coding sequence ATGATGGCTATATTAGATCATGTTCCATTGCGTGGTCAGCTTAGGTTGGATGAACCGATGCAGGGACATACTTCTTGGCGTGTTGGTGGTACGGCAGATCGTTTTTATCAGCCTGCGGATATTGATGATTTAGCGAATTTTCTGCGCCAAACAGAGCCAAGCGAACCGCTATATTGGATAGGTTTAGGCAGCAATTTATTAGTTAGAGATGGTGGTTTGCATGGCACCGCCATTGCCCTCTTTGGTGTGTTGGACAAAATGCAATTATTGGCTAATGACGTGGTAGCCGTTGAGGCAGGTGTCAGTTGTGCAAAATTAGCGCGTTTTTGTGTCAAGCATGGCTTAATTGGTGCTGAGTTTTTTGCTGGTATTCCTGGTACGGTTGGTGGTGCTCTGGCAATGAATGCGGGTGCTTATGGTGGGGAAACCTGGCCTAAGGTGGTATCGGTTGAAACTATAGACCGTTATGGCCAACGTCATCACCGCACGCCTGCTGATTTTGAAATTGATTATCGCAGTGTTGTCAGTGCTCGTGAAGAGTGGTTTGTTGCTGCACAATTTGCCTTTGCTGCAGGTGATTCTAAGGTCAGCAGCCAAAAGATAAAACAGCTATTACGGCAACGAGCAGACTCACAGCCCCTGTCGCAGCCAAGCTGCGGTTCGGTGTTTCGTAATCCAGTAAATGATCATGCCGCACGCCTAATTGAAGTCAGTGGCTTAAAAGGCCATCGCATTGGTGGTGCTAGCGTGTCAGAGCAGCATGCCAATTTCATTGTCAACGATGGCAGCGCCTGTGCTGCAGATATCGAAAAACTCATTGTTGATGTTGCTGGCAAAGTATTTAGTGATCATGGTATTCGCTTGCAGCCAGAGGTTAGGATTGTTGGTGAAAAAGGGGGTGAGCATGGCGGGTGA
- a CDS encoding D-alanine--D-alanine ligase, whose protein sequence is MAGELFATLRASETIVRDAIEYGKTAVLFGGNGTEREVSLNGGRAVLDALNANGVDVEAIDPKYDSLAVLNQFDRVFIMLHGRGGEDGTIQGYLETIGVAYTGSQVLGCAIAMDKVRSKQLWLAKGIATPRFIALSTENETDPSLLAASLTFPVIVKPANEGSSFGMSKVENADALAAALDMAAGFDNEILIEQWVQGAEYTVAILEDSALPVIQIETGNQFYDYAAKYQRDDTRYRCPCGLSPEQEQELKSLALQAFHSVAASGWARVDIMCDQSNQPYVIEVNTVPGMTGHSLVPKAAKAAGVEFNELVMRILDTSFGDEYIDTSVGAMCVGSGLASGF, encoded by the coding sequence ATGGCGGGTGAACTATTTGCCACCTTACGTGCCAGTGAGACCATAGTGCGTGATGCCATAGAGTACGGCAAAACAGCAGTACTATTTGGCGGTAATGGTACTGAGCGTGAAGTGTCACTGAATGGTGGTAGGGCTGTGCTAGATGCGTTGAATGCCAATGGTGTTGATGTCGAAGCGATTGATCCAAAGTATGACTCTTTAGCTGTACTCAATCAATTTGACCGTGTTTTTATTATGTTGCATGGCCGTGGTGGTGAAGATGGCACGATCCAAGGTTACCTGGAAACGATAGGTGTTGCTTATACCGGTAGCCAGGTGCTTGGCTGCGCTATTGCGATGGATAAGGTAAGAAGTAAACAGTTATGGTTAGCAAAAGGTATTGCTACACCGCGATTTATTGCGCTCAGTACAGAGAATGAAACCGACCCCAGTTTATTAGCGGCATCATTGACATTCCCAGTCATCGTCAAGCCAGCCAATGAAGGTTCTAGCTTTGGTATGAGTAAGGTTGAAAATGCTGATGCGTTAGCTGCGGCGCTTGATATGGCGGCGGGTTTTGATAATGAAATATTAATAGAGCAATGGGTGCAGGGTGCGGAGTATACCGTTGCTATATTAGAAGATAGCGCCTTACCGGTAATCCAGATTGAGACCGGCAATCAGTTCTATGATTACGCGGCGAAATATCAGCGTGATGACACACGTTATCGCTGCCCATGTGGGTTGAGTCCTGAGCAAGAACAAGAATTAAAAAGTCTTGCTTTGCAGGCATTCCATTCAGTGGCCGCTAGTGGATGGGCACGCGTAGACATTATGTGTGATCAATCAAACCAGCCTTATGTGATTGAAGTGAACACTGTGCCAGGTATGACAGGCCATAGTCTTGTGCCGAAAGCCGCTAAAGCCGCTGGTGTTGAGTTTAATGAGTTGGTAATGCGCATACTCGATACCAGCTTTGGTGATGAATATATTGATACGTCAGTCGGTGCGATGTGTGTTGGATCGGGGCTAGCAAGTGGCTTTTAA
- a CDS encoding cell division protein FtsQ/DivIB: protein MAFKRRKQNRKKVSTVAKAKRYGSVLMTVAGTALVVTLVVATVRWLGDTDNFPITKVNVEGGFKYVSPEDVQAAIMPFIGSGFFQLDVENIKHTLVEMPWVEAVMVRKIWPDTVFVHVKEQSVLARWGDDGLLNRSGKSFYPAIESIDISLPLLLGPKGSEKQVADQYKTTRALLRDIDVQLTRLAYTARGSWQLQFHDGQIVMLGRENVSQRMQRLASLYRELASSQANASLATIDMRYDTGIAVQWQRRSGAEECHRPDACQQASIGSQAVGKTVGQIGGLVF from the coding sequence GTGGCTTTTAAACGACGCAAGCAAAATCGTAAAAAGGTCAGTACCGTGGCGAAAGCTAAACGCTATGGTTCGGTGCTGATGACCGTTGCTGGTACGGCATTAGTCGTGACGTTAGTTGTGGCGACAGTACGGTGGTTAGGCGATACAGACAATTTTCCTATCACTAAAGTTAATGTAGAGGGAGGCTTTAAATATGTTTCTCCCGAAGATGTACAAGCCGCTATCATGCCTTTTATTGGTAGTGGTTTTTTTCAGTTAGATGTTGAAAATATTAAGCATACCTTGGTTGAAATGCCCTGGGTAGAGGCTGTGATGGTACGTAAAATATGGCCTGATACGGTGTTTGTCCATGTTAAAGAACAAAGTGTTTTGGCGCGTTGGGGTGATGATGGATTATTGAACCGTAGTGGCAAGTCATTTTATCCAGCCATAGAGTCCATTGATATAAGTTTGCCATTGTTGCTAGGGCCAAAGGGTAGCGAAAAACAAGTTGCTGATCAGTACAAAACTACCCGTGCTTTATTGCGAGATATTGATGTGCAATTGACCAGGCTTGCCTATACCGCGCGTGGGTCATGGCAATTGCAATTTCATGATGGTCAGATTGTGATGCTTGGGCGTGAAAATGTCAGTCAACGCATGCAGCGGTTAGCTAGTTTGTATCGTGAACTAGCGAGCAGCCAGGCTAATGCCAGTCTAGCGACAATAGATATGCGTTATGACACTGGCATAGCTGTGCAATGGCAGCGACGATCTGGTGCTGAAGAATGTCATAGGCCAGATGCTTGTCAGCAAGCGTCGATTGGTAGCCAAGCAGTAGGGAAAACCGTGGGGCAAATAGGAGGGCTGGTTTTTTAG
- the murC gene encoding UDP-N-acetylmuramate--L-alanine ligase, translating into MGRIRHMHFVGIGGAGMGGIAELVHNLGYQVTGSDVSVNSMVQRLSGLGIQVQQGHDAIYAKDCDVIITSTAVSTDNPELVYAHEQHIPIVPRAEMLAELMRFRYGIAIAGTHGKTSTTSLVASILAKAGLDPTFVIGGKLNSIGANAQLGSGRYLVAEADESDASFLHLQPMMAVLTNIDHDHMSTYGNDFSRLRDTFVEFLHHLPFYGLAVVCLDDPVIAEILDDIQRPILTYGFHDEAQVRASKLRQVGNTTYFKVALPSAVDLLDVQLNMAGKHNVLNALGAIAVAYELGVSLDVMQEALSTFQGVSRRLQQYGLMAVGSRKVLMMDDYAHHPTALRASIDAVKQGWPNQRLVLVFQPHRYSRTHDLFDDFVRVLADAEVLLLLEVYSAGEAPISGANSSDLCRSIRARGGVDPILVKNMDELVATLNNVLVDDDLILTLGAGDIGYMVSELPHRLKECSA; encoded by the coding sequence ATGGGGCGAATTCGTCATATGCACTTTGTTGGTATTGGTGGTGCCGGTATGGGTGGTATTGCCGAACTCGTGCATAACCTTGGTTATCAGGTGACAGGTTCTGATGTGTCTGTGAATAGCATGGTGCAGCGCCTATCTGGTTTGGGAATACAAGTACAGCAAGGGCATGATGCGATTTATGCAAAGGATTGCGATGTCATTATTACTTCAACAGCAGTGAGCACTGACAACCCTGAACTTGTTTATGCGCATGAACAACACATTCCGATTGTGCCGCGTGCTGAGATGTTGGCAGAGCTCATGCGTTTTCGTTATGGCATTGCCATTGCTGGCACGCACGGAAAGACCAGCACCACCAGTCTTGTTGCTAGCATATTAGCCAAAGCAGGTTTGGACCCCACCTTTGTCATTGGTGGCAAGTTGAATAGTATTGGTGCCAATGCACAGTTAGGAAGTGGACGTTATCTAGTTGCCGAGGCGGATGAAAGCGATGCCTCTTTTTTGCATTTGCAGCCGATGATGGCGGTATTAACTAATATCGACCATGATCATATGTCTACCTATGGCAATGATTTTTCTCGTTTGCGTGACACCTTTGTCGAGTTTCTTCATCACCTGCCTTTTTATGGTCTCGCCGTTGTTTGTCTTGATGATCCTGTCATAGCTGAAATTTTAGATGATATACAGCGGCCTATTCTGACCTATGGTTTTCATGATGAAGCCCAGGTCAGGGCAAGTAAATTACGCCAAGTAGGTAACACGACTTATTTTAAGGTTGCTTTGCCATCGGCAGTAGACTTGCTTGATGTTCAGTTAAATATGGCAGGCAAGCATAATGTGTTAAATGCATTAGGTGCGATAGCGGTGGCCTACGAGTTAGGTGTATCGCTTGATGTAATGCAAGAGGCTTTGTCCACATTCCAAGGTGTTAGTCGCCGTTTACAGCAATATGGTTTGATGGCTGTTGGTAGCAGGAAAGTGCTGATGATGGATGATTATGCCCACCACCCGACAGCACTGCGCGCGAGTATTGACGCAGTTAAGCAAGGCTGGCCTAACCAACGTTTGGTATTAGTATTTCAGCCACATCGCTATAGTCGGACGCATGATTTGTTTGATGATTTTGTTCGTGTGCTTGCCGATGCTGAGGTGTTGTTGTTGCTTGAAGTTTATTCTGCTGGTGAGGCGCCGATTAGCGGTGCAAATAGCAGTGATCTTTGTCGTAGTATTCGCGCGCGCGGTGGCGTTGATCCAATACTGGTTAAAAATATGGATGAATTGGTGGCGACGCTTAACAACGTATTGGTAGATGATGACCTCATTTTGACGCTTGGTGCTGGGGACATAGGTTACATGGTGTCAGAGCTTCCTCATCGGTTAAAGGAATGTTCGGCATGA